TTCAAATTAAAAAGACTAAAATTCAGAGTTCCGCTGCTCTATTATTCCACATTCTGGCAAATTAGAAGGGCCATAACACTGCTTAGCCCAGTGGAAATGTGGAAGTTAACAACATTGTACAATACTATATGTTCATTGGGCTTTTCATAGGAAAAATAATATTCTCCACTCTTCCATGATTGCAGGACAGAGGAGATTTATCATCATGAAATTATAGtttctaatatattattttgggcATATGTGATAAACCATCACCcacacaaaataaatttataaaattattaaaccacCATATCTcgtatctatatatttttttaataatcctTTATGTGGCAACGCTTttgtcaaaaaattaaaaattaaaaaaaaaaagcacaaaagaaGGAAGCTGAAATATACTCTTTTTatgtcttttattattattattattttgttaggtGCCGGTTGGAAGACCACACCCATAATCAAAGACCTATTATACCAATGTGTCCTGCGGAACTCGAACTTTTGAATATCCTGCACCATATTCCATACTAACATATTTCACAGTATAACCAATACTGCCGGGCTAATGCATTGGACTATCTATCCTTTGCTGTTTTCTTCTCACCATTACCAGTATTTAATTGATTACTCTTTtaccttattttctttattcaaaCTTTAACTCCTACTTTCACCAGTAATATTATTTCTAGAAAACAAAGACTGAAAACAGAACATTTTTCTTTGCAAAACAGACACTTGTGTAACCAAAGCGTCCCAAGCACTTTTTTTTTAGGTAAAagagagctttttttttttaatctgcaAAAGAGAGCTGGAagctataagaaaaaatagaaagaagtcAAAGAACACTCCCAGACACCTGAAAAAAAGATAGCAATATTTACCCCCATTAAAAACCACAGCAAGATTCTTGtgaaagaaaaccaaaacctCACCGGAGCTGAAGCTTAATCATCCATTTCCTAAAAAGCCCGAATTTTCATTGCAGAACAATACAGACTTCCACGTTCAATCAAATGACAGCAACCAAATGACTAATAATTCACAGTAAAATAACAATAACGATGGTTACGGGTCACTGGTACATGACAAGGCTTTCCTCTTGCCATCCGACGAAACTTCAACATGAAAGAAATCCCTCATTTTCTATCGCCAAATCAACTTAAGCACAAATCAGAGCAAATACAAGTAAATACGAATCTACTGCAAAACACTTCGCGTCATTTCCTCTTCTTGGTAGGTGGCTGAGGGACATCttcatcatcctcctcttcatcatcctcatcatcatcgtcatcgtcatcatcgtcatcctcatcctcgtcatcatcatcctcctcgtcatcatcatcatcatcacttccACCCTCACCATTTGCTTCTGGATCCTCATTTTCGGCCCCCTCACTCCCTTGCCCTTCCTCACCAGACACATTTTCACCGTCCTCGTCTTGAGCCTCTTGATCTTcaccatcctcatcatcatcattttcagAATCACTATCCTTGTCTTCAGGGACATATTCGGCCTTTGAATCTCCACGAGGCACCACATGTTTCcttaaaattaatatcatatacCATAACATTATTACAAAGATGCAGGCAACTTGCTTTCAATGACAATAATTAGAGAAAAGTAATCCTACCCTTTGATCATCTCACCCACTATAAACAAATCATCTGCATCAAATGACAGAGAGTGAACCTgaaataatttcattctttaGTTAAGAAAGACCGGgtatgaaaaatttaaagagtacaaattgaaaaagaatgTGTATTAAGTAGGAAATTCTATTTTATCTCTGCTCATGATATACTCAAAAACAATCCATCACAAAACTAAAAGAAGTATATGGAACTACGGACATTAAATTATCAAGGGACCTCATATACACATCAGGCATAAAACAGTGAATTCAACAAGGATAAGTATTCCAATGAAATAAACTGAACAAAGAAGAATAGAATGCAGATTCAAAATATGGAAATGCAAGTGGAAATTGTTCGAATAAGTAATACAATATTGTTGGCCTTGTGATGTTTTGCTGAAAGATAATTTAGTTACAAGATATTGAAATCTTAATGACACAGTGATCAATTAACAAGAATCAATACCgtgcattaaataaaaatatagaataacaaacaaacaataccAATTTGATAGCTAAGCATTAATGTGagtgaattaaattatattcaCAACCCCTTCAACATACATTGGAATGCCTATGAGTATGGGAATATGTACAAAACCAAATATTCCTATATTCAATCCAACCACATAAATATGAACCAGATACTGGATATGCAATATGGTAGTCTTATCAACTCCAAATACATGGTTCATGCAGCAACCTCTTGAAACAGTGAACCGTGGCAAGGCTCACTAATCACTAACATAAAGATTGAGATGACCACCGGACTATTTCTTGAGGATGGAGCTTTAATTCTAACAGCCACTAGAACGCATGCTGATGGAAATTAATTATCCAAGAGGCCATTATCTCAACGATGCAGACAATTTCTACTAAAATGCTATAAAGTGATGCACGATATctatcttttttctcttttgaacACTAACCTTGAACCACCACCCAAAACACCCAATAAATTAAGTAAACATAAGATAAGAGTGGTGCACTGTGGAATTAAATAGTTCAAGCAAAATTAGCTCCTCTTATTTGTTTGACTAATGGAAACAGCCTATGAAGTTTACAAACTGTGTTTGTCACTGTACATGTATGTATGCTTAAGTGACATACAACAAAGAAGATAAAACCTGACCTAGGCAGAGATGAGAccataagaaaaacaaactaaatcacCAAACTGACGAATAACATACCAAGGTAGACATCAACCGAATAACCTGCAATATATTAGATCAATGAACATGAGATTAAGACTGACTTTTAATTCGAACTCCCATAAATCAGACCAGAAACCATACAAGGTTACTGAAACCGTAATAACTTAGAAAAACTTCCATAGCAAAAACTCCCACATCAAATCACCAGCACAAAGCAGTATCCTAAACAATCATAgcaaacaaatttaaacaaattctTTTATCGCAGTTATATAGTTACAATTTGAAACCAATGAAACAATGCAACGACCATCCTACCCATTACAAACCTCTGGTGATCCTCTGCTTGCCGAAAGGAAAAGGTAAATTACCCCGAAACAAACCAAAAGTGAATACAGGGGCAAAAAGGCAAAGGAAAAATAGTAAGATGGATCTTATTACGAAGATCAATCTGGGAAtaagaaaaacttaaattccaCACACAAGCACCAACATTTGGAAGTTTGAGCTACTACTACCGTCAGCAGCAAGAagagaaatttaaaattaagcaAACATACAAGACAACAAGAGGAAAACCAAATGGTTCAGATCAATAGTGCACcggaataaaaccctaaaattccTTTTCTAGGCCAcgaaaaagaatgaaaactaCATACTATCAACATCAAACTCAAAATTTATgctctttaaaaaaaacctatcatTTCTATGAAGAAGATGCTTCATTGCCACAAAATCGCAACTTTTAAGCCAGTGTACTGACAACagccaagaagaaaaaaattcaaagagaAAAACTCACAGAAGGGAAAGATAAAACATACCGCCGAGAGAATCCAAAGGAGAGAGTTCCCAGCAGCCAGAACAACCTCCACCATTGAGAGCTCCAATATAGAAAGAAGAGCCCTCTCAACTCCAGCGCTGCTTCTCAGTTGAGCCTCCATCTCGCTCCAGAGTGCCAGGGCTCTGTGTTTGAAGAAGCTTGTGGGCGCTAGGGCTTAGTGTTAGGGTTTTGCTTGTCCTGAATTGTTGGTGTTAACGGGTCGGTCTCTATTGGATCTTGTTCGTTCATCCGTTAggaaagcattttttttatttttttatttttttatttgttgggaAGCAATAAATATCTTCCATGAAAAATCATGCCGTtttattaacctttttttaaaaaaatttgtatttgaGGAAAGGATTTAAAAAAAGCGAGAATTCCTGATTTTTTTATAAccttttttaagttgtatttaaggaaaggttaataaaaaaaaggaaaaattctaTAGTTTGAGTCTGAgacaaaattttgagaaaaatgagaaaaataaaaatacaaaaaaccaaTCACCTATCTACTTTCATTacttaagtttttaaaaaataaatctttaaaatattgataaaatggTCGATGTcttttgtcaaataaaaaaaaaaattactacatTTTCATAGTCTAATTTTGCCAACAGCCAAGCTGAGATGCCTTCCTGATTAAATTGAATGTGGataaattattgatatatatatatatatatataaaccactaaaaatcatattagtcacacacacacacacacagctCCACAttcaattgaaattaaaaacaaaaatatatcttttaaaaacaaatatcacACAATACATAGAAAATACAACCtccacatacacacacacacacacacacacgcacacacacacagaggCAAATGAGAAACTGCTTAATAgaatcaaatggaaaaaaacAGTGTAATATGATtcacaacaattaaaaagaaaaaagaaaagatggttAAAGGTCAATAGTACAAATGCTGGGCTTTCCTCTTCCCATGCTCAGAACATCCTACATTAAAACACACCCACATTTGCTATCAACTCTTCTAAAAACACAAATGAGATTGAACTACAAATAAATGCAAATCTACTGCCATGAACCTTTTATTTTGCCTCATTTCCTCTTCTTGGCTGGTGGCTGCGGGGTATCTTcctcatcatcgtcatcatcatcatcctcatcttcatcatcatcctcatcgtcttcatcatcgtcgtcatcatcatcatcgtcatcatcatcactccCGCCTTCACCATTAACTTCTGGATCCTCATCCTCACCTCCCTCACTGTCAGGTCCTTCATCGTCTGAGACATCTCCACCTTCATCATCATGATCCTCtggctcatcatcatcatcctcctcaccatcatcatcagAGTCACTATCCTTGTCCTCAGGGACATGTTCGGCCTTGGCATCTCCGCGCGGAGCTACAGGCTTCCTTAAAATTGAAATCACATGCAATTAAGATTTTTTCAGAGATGGAGACTACTTATCAACAATGGCAACCAAAACCAAAAGGACattctttgtcaaaaaaaaaaaaaaaccaaaaggacATTGAAGGAAAGGAATTCCACCCTTTACTTATTTCACCAACTATAAGTGAACCATCTGCTTCATGTGATAGAGCATGAACCTGAGACAAGATCAAGTTTTAGCATATAAATGAATGGATACTAAGGATGGTTAAGAGAATGCATTGAAGTAACATGTGATATTTGAAGGAGCAAATGGTACCCTTACATTCATGATATATGACAAAACTTAGAGCACATGAAAATACATGACTAAAATTATCGAAATAGCCAAAGCATATCATTTTAAATACCCTCACACATGAAGCTTGAGCTATAATAGACAGTCtgaggaataaaaaaatagtgagtGAGGGACACCATATCCACAGAATCatcaacaattatatataattcaagTTGGTTAGTTAAGCAGAAGCACTGGGTAGAACATTAGATTGATAAGAGTTACAACTAAATGAACTAAAGACAGAAAAGTAGAGAATAAACTCAACACTCCAAAAGTGGTTACAGTCCACGTCTATCTATTATGCTAAGCCAGAGGGAAGTGACAAGACATCATATGTTTTGAGAATTGAAACACCCAGAAAATCAAGGTTCTGATATCAACTTCATCTAAACTTTGGGAAGCCTTCTCAAGTTAAATAAACTTACGAATTTCATAACtagttattattagtttttagacCATGGGAAAGTTGGTCATAAGATCCTCCTCCAGCATATCATAAAAAGCTCTATGTTTGTATGGAACAATGAGTATAAGAATTTGCAACCAAAGAGCTGTCCTTAAAGCCTTCAGACAGCATCATCCGCATAATACTAATGTTTGTGAAGATGAAAGGCTTTGTTATAGGAATTCTCTTCACATGATTGGAGCAAACCTCTGCTCATATGAGACAATAAGGATAAGTACTTGTCACCCAAACTCATATATGTAGTCTTGGAACAGCACCAACATATGGCAAATGTTTTCTTGAGCAAGGGAAGCAAACttagcaattaaaaaaaaaagaaaaattaccaatAATTTCATAATTGACCAGTGctaatttcaaagaaaaaaaaaattctgattaGAGCAGCATTAAGTGATATAgggtaaatcaattaaataattatatggcTGCTATGTTCAAAAATAGGATAACACACCTAAATTTGAGTGTTTTGAGGTTACAAATGTTCAACAAAATGCATCTCTAGCAAACTCTTTTAATCAATCCAAATCCTATTCCAAAACCATAAGGAGATGccaaaaaaattgtataatggAAGTAAATCGCAACTTAAACATAGGTCTGCTCCTATGCAAAACCAAGATTTCCAGGTACCGTATGGATCCAGACCACTTTTTTCTGTCTTTATGTCagccaatatttaaacaaacgaaactaacaaaacaaacaaatcaaaaagaaatatgTTAACTCAGATTCTTAATATCAACCTTGCTCTGCTTGACTATTCATTCTACCAAATCCATCAACTATAATAGATAAGCATGGATGCACCTAACTGCAGATTTTGCCCAATCAAGCCATTACTAACACAATTTTAGCCTGTAGGTGGAAGTTCATCGGACAGAGAAGTCCTTTGGATTCAATTATCACCAAAATCAACCAGAtagatttcattttttatttaattacatttGCCTCCATTATTCCAAGAAAAatcaatgaattattttatcataGTAAGCTGGAAAGGAATTTTATATTCAAAGACTGAAGATTTTCCCGTATTGATTCTAAAATATGAACTGTGAAGTAAATTGAGGTGGGCCTGTCCTctaggatttggatttggaaGATGAGTACTTGTGTAACTACATCATTCTTGAAAGATACTTTTACATCTTCTGAACTTTCCCGAGCTCCCTCACATAGGTCATCAGGCAACTTAGTTTCAGCATGGCCAAAGTCAAACCTCCACTATGGTAGACTGTTGCTGTAAATATAGATTCTAAAATGTGTACCATGGTGAAAAATAGTGCACCACTATCAGCCACGCAAGAATATTAACCAGTGCACAACTCTTCAAATTAGAAGGTAAACCAAATAACTGCAGAATCTTATTAAGCATCAAGGCTAACACTAACAAAGAATTCTTACAATGtgaacacaaataaataaataaataaatatattgggCTCATACAACATGAATCAAGGACAGCCACTTAAGTCACTTTCTCTTATGAAGCATCAAAACTAACCCACTAATAAAGAATTCTAACAACATGGAGACAACACAAACACATAAAACAAACATACAACACTGACCAAAGATATCTATTGAATTAGCTTTTTAAAGTTTCATACATTGATACATACTAACACCAAAACAGTCTTGCCTTTAATCGCTTATCTAAGACCTGAGTCAATCACTACAACCATTAATTAAGGGTGAGCCTTGCTTATAAGTCACTGTAacataataaattgatgtttcaaGAGATTATTTCTCCTAATAACACCGATATTGCTCCCAAAATAAAGTGATGTTCATGAATCATATCCATGTTCCACAATATATTCCAACACCGGAACCTTACACTAATAACAgcaaaaaataacttaaactaAACAAATATATGATCAAATAGGTGAAACCTTTGAGAAAAACAATATGTTTAGTAAACCAAAAGTACTATTCCTGGATCAAAATATCCAACAGCAGCTCggatttttttagattttctaCACTCATAAATCTATTATCAATCACATTCATGTCTTATTTAGGTGTTGCCTTTCACCATTCAGCATCACCAACCACAATCTACTACCGAAACAGCcaaaacatcaaagaacacaaaagataagaaggtTAGAATTGGTACACTAGGCCATTCAATACTTCACAGTATTTAAATCCTTTAATCTATGTGATGAAATCAGCCTCCCGAGTACATTGGATATAGGCAGACTCAAGAGACAAGCACCATACAAAtacttcttcaatttttataGATGGAGTCATCCCAAATGTTGAGACTTAAAGACAAATATGCAAGATAGAGGCAAGAACTCCCACATCATAAAGGCAGATAAAACAGTAAATTGCCGAATAAGATAGAAAGGGACTGAAATAGAACTAAGGCTAACATCTAATTTGACTTTCAACTAAACAACCATGAAACAAATCCAAGGCACTGAAAGCGTGAACTAGAAAAATATCTCACATTAAAACACTACTTACCCCAAATTACattttttactaataaaaagaaataagagaacaAGATCATAGGAAAAAGATAAGATAAAGAAGATCCTATGACTAAGAGCAGATCGAAAAACAACtttctttttaacaaaaaataaacaataaaaatgttTCTTTTATCCCAAACGccaaaaaatttagataatcaAGCAACCATTTCCAGCATTACCCAGAAGAGTACCTTCAAAACCACACaaacagaagaagaaagcaactCAATTGAAATCAGTAAAGCAACCAAATAAACCACAATAACATCTTTCTCAGATCACACAGAAGAAAAATGATATTCCACACCATCCACATGAACCCAAACGCCTAAaatccaaaaaggaaaaacactTAATCACCACGAAAAGCCCCTCCGGGtcacaaaaattcaaactttaagCCATTTTGCTGATGACTCTCGATACTGCAAATTTAaggcaaaaagaaaagaaaagaaaaaataggaaggAATGAAGGAAAGAAAACCAATACCACAGAGAGAATCCAGAGGAGAGACTTCCCAGCAGCCAGAACAGCATCAACCAGTGAGAGCTCCAACATGGAAAGAAGAACCCTCTCAGCTCCACCATTCCGTTTCCTCATTAGGGTCGCCATCTCCACTCCAGCAAGAGCACCAGCAATGTATATCCTGCAAGGGCCCCAAAGCAGAGCTTTTTAGGGTTCTGTTTGACGAATGGGTAGGCAAGGGTTTtggggctagggttttgttttttaggGTATTTAGCGGTGGCCCGGGTCGGATTCGTATCTTCTAGATCCGatacattttttttacataaataccctgcaaaatcttgaaattatataattaaaacttttCGTTCCTCACGACTCACGAGGTCGTTAAtcaataatttaatgatttttttaatcttttccaATCAAATATTAATGTGAAGTTTTGAGATCtttcttttctaatattaataaaatgaaaataaaaatataacagtAACAGGCATTATTTCgtattaatatgtgtgtatatatgttttttttttttttaaaaatagtattttatatttttctgaaGATTTGGATTTGATATGGATCTGATGAGTTCATCCCATATTGTTGTTACTCAAATAGATAACTTTATTTCTGCTTCATCCATACAAGTTATGTGAGTGGTTTTTTCTAAGACGGAACACTCTTCACGGATGTGTGACATTCGGTAGCTTTGGCTTTTATGTGCATCTGATGAGTTCATCCAAATTCACACCGACTTATGTGAGACAGAACACTCCTACTGATGAATCCTGACATTCAGCAACTTTAACTTTTATGTTCATTGGATGAGTTCATCCAATGTTGGCGTTACTTAAACTGACGATTTTATCTTTGTAACTGAcaattttatttctgttttatcCACATGACTTATGTGAGATGGAATACTCCCAACCAATGCATCATGACATCCAGCAACTTTGGCTTTTATGTGCATTCGCTGAGTTCATCCAATGTTGCTATTATTTAAACTGAcaattttatttctgttttatcCACACCGACTTATGTGAGATGGAATACTCCCCATAGATGCGTCTTGACATCCAGCAACTTTGGCTTTTATGTGCATTCGCTGAGTTCATCCAATGTTGCTATTATTTAAACTGACAATTTTATTTCTGCTTTATCCACACCGACTTATGTGAGATGGAATACTCCCCATAGATGCGTCTTGACATTTTGTAGCCTTGGCTTTTATGTACATCTAATGAGTTCATCCAATGTTGCGTAAATGGCTGACAATTTTATTTCTGCTTTATCCACACCGACTTTTGTGAGACGGAATACTCCCCATCGATGCATCTTGACAATTCTGTAGCTTTGGCTTTTACGTGCATCGGCGTTACTTAAACGACAATTTCATTTTTGCTTCATCCACACCGACTTATGTGAGACAGAATACTCCCCATCGATGCATCTTGACATTCTGTAGCTTTGGTTTTTATGTGCATCCGATGAGTTCATTCAATATTGGCGTAAATGATGTTACTTAAACCAACAATTTCATTTATGCTTCATCCACACTGACTTGACTTCTGTGAGACAAAACACTCCCCATAGATGCATCCTGAGTCTTGACATTCGGTACTTTTGGCTTTTATATGCATCCAATGAGTTCATCCAAAATTAGTGTTACTTAAACcaataatttaatttctatttcaTCTGCACCGATTATAGTGTGTGGCTCCTTCTATGATGGAACACTCCCATATGATGCATTTTAACATTCGGTAGCTTTAGCttagggggcgttcatttcactGTAAGTGAGGGGAAGTCAGAAAATGAGGGAAGTGTCATTTCTCTGAATAGAACGAAGAatttaggtgttggatgaagttttatgagtttaaaaaaaaaattagaagtgaaaagaaattagtttttatagattgactcaCTTCTCCCCACTTCAGTAAAATAAATACTGAAGTGGGCTTAGTTCAAAATTCACTTCAGtcggaagtgggggaagtgtcacttcccctacttcagcacaaatgaacaccagaaaTGGAGGAATTCATACCACTTCCTTTACTTCCCCCATTTTCCCTGAAATGAACGTCCCTTACAGTCcaaaatgttgttttttaaaCCAGGAGCATTGGAGATTAAAAATGGATAGTTTCATTGACTCTAGCGTGGTCGTAAAGGTTTTTTTTGGTTAatcttcttaaattttttttttctaaaatgatGTAAAATTGATATCATGTGATTACTGGTTTTATTATACATGATTTCTAGCAAAAGACTTGTATAAACAAACTTCAGTAATTTAAGTTATGAGGaaactttggtttttttctttttataataaataaaattattcaatcaaagataaaatcaaggAGACGATAAATCAAGGTGAATCCAATTTCCGCGAAAGacgtaaataaaaatattttttatttaaaataaaccatTCACAGatataaactaaatttaaatttgttatgattTAACACCtgatttattaatatcaataaaattatggaaaaataaataaataaaaatgatccCCAGTTGGTTAATGAGCAAAAACTCGGACAACTGTGCCGAACTCAAAATAAATGTCAACCCAACACCAATTATGAGATCCAGGGCTGAACATGAAACAGTGCATCCGTTAAATATAAGTAACAGTGTATCCATTAAATATATcaagtaatgatatttttataaaataaaaatatcgcATTGATATTTCTGAATAAAGTTGATATTAAGTTGGCATCCGCATCCACATCATtctctcctttgtttttttaaaaaataattaatttttttatcatctaaatCTTAACTTTAAACCTTTATTCCTGAATAGTCAATTGAAAACTCTCTTTGAAATAAAGCACAAAACTTTGTGATTTACTGTTTAAAATTTAAgcttaaattttaagttttagggtttagaacttagagttttaatttttaaaattttggatacaagattttaaaacatttaagtttaagatttaaaaattttaaatataattttatcattttttataattttataaatttaagatttgaatttgaagtttagaGATTTTAGATGGCAAGTTAACATGAcgtaaatatattaaataaatctaatacATAAATAGCATCGCTCAAATAAATTACAGACATTTGGCTATTAACACTTAATTAACAAATTGTGTTAGACCAGTATGATCTTGACATGTCTGATCTTCACATAGCCAATAATTTTGTGTcataagatttaaaaatatgttgaaaacATTCAGTGAAGAACAATGCCTTGGTACAAGCTCTCAAAATCTATTTTCCTGTTGCAAAATGGTAGTCAACCTGAGTGATTACAATAGACAGGCTTTGAAACCCTTTTCCAGTTCTTGAGCATCTAGGTTTTTTCCGATAAATACGATTTTATTGATTCTTGGTTCATTTGAGCCCCACAATCTATCTGGTGATCCCTGAAAGATGTCATGAACTCCCTGCAGCGAGGTTTGAAAAGGAAAAGCAATATGTAAGcaaatgaaacaaaacaatTTACGCTAAAAGAAGAATGCAACAATAATATCACATAATTTACATAttgcttgtatcatcacataATATAATACTCTAGAAGACGATGTGATATTggaaattaatgaaagcattgAGATGGTAGTgaaaagcaaattaaaaaacAGTTGAAAGTTAAAGCAAACATCAAGCTAAAAAGATTCAGTACTCTTACAAACACAACACTGAAACTTAACATTACTGGTTTTCAATAAAAGAGCAGGCAATGTTCAAGCGCTTCACTGAGATAAAGCATAAAATTTcacaatgaaaaaataatatctgGATTCATCATGAAAAAGATTTTGCAAGTCCAAAAATCTGAACAGGAAAAATTGCCTTCGGCACAAAAAGAATTTCACAGGACCTTAATAATTGTAAGCACTTGAAAGTCAAACTGACATCCTCTCCTATCAACCTCAGGTCATATTAAAGTGGCATAGAAGAAAGTGATAAAAGTCGCACTTAGCTGCCTCTCCACCAGAAAAGGATGAAGACTATGCGACATATATAAACCTAAATATGGTTACCAACAAACTGAAAAAAGCCACACTTTCATAATAAACTGCATTTGCACAATAAAAGCAGGACACACGCATACAATTAATCTCAGCAATAAAGTAAGCAATACAACACAAACCTGAAAAACAAATCTCTCGGGCATGCCATCAACAGATAGGAGACCTTTCATTCGATAAATATCATCACTACGTTCCATCAACAATGTGCCCAACCACATATTAGCCTGTGA
This is a stretch of genomic DNA from Dioscorea cayenensis subsp. rotundata cultivar TDr96_F1 unplaced genomic scaffold, TDr96_F1_v2_PseudoChromosome.rev07_lg8_w22 25.fasta BLBR01001262.1, whole genome shotgun sequence. It encodes these proteins:
- the LOC120255993 gene encoding ribosomal L1 domain-containing protein CG13096-like isoform X1, translating into MEAQLRSSAGVERALLSILELSMVEVVLAAGNSLLWILSAVIRLMSTLVHSLSFDADDLFIVGEMIKGKHVVPRGDSKAEYVPEDKDSDSENDDDEDGEDQEAQDEDGENVSGEEGQGSEGAENEDPEANGEGGSDDDDDDEEDDDDEDEDDDDDDDDDDEDDEEEDDEDVPQPPTKKRK
- the LOC120256002 gene encoding prostatic spermine-binding protein-like, with the protein product MATLMRKRNGGAERVLLSMLELSLVDAVLAAGKSLLWILSVVHALSHEADGSLIVGEISKGKPVAPRGDAKAEHVPEDKDSDSDDDGEEDDDDEPEDHDDEGGDVSDDEGPDSEGGEDEDPEVNGEGGSDDDDDDDDDDDDEDDEDDDEDEDDDDDDDEEDTPQPPAKKRK
- the LOC120255993 gene encoding ribosomal L1 domain-containing protein CG13096-like isoform X2, producing the protein MEAQLRSSAGVERALLSILELSMVEVVLAAGNSLLWILSAVHSLSFDADDLFIVGEMIKGKHVVPRGDSKAEYVPEDKDSDSENDDDEDGEDQEAQDEDGENVSGEEGQGSEGAENEDPEANGEGGSDDDDDDEEDDDDEDEDDDDDDDDDDEDDEEEDDEDVPQPPTKKRK